In the Podospora pseudocomata strain CBS 415.72m chromosome 5, whole genome shotgun sequence genome, one interval contains:
- a CDS encoding hypothetical protein (EggNog:ENOG503NX2Y; COG:K): protein MADDTSHQVTTDLGHPLPRRSTPEKSVTLYHHRLAHEASKRFENEKQQSTLTSHSQPQIHAQPQATASPRRDSSGESNETDPKTWFDRSNNNPVGHYDASMDVDPPFFQKETDSSNEGRDAGGVIPDAPYPFEGGLRQTVTHSSSADDYRSVIDDLTIENKRLKEELKRYKQYGPPMMQKEKLFEIKIHGLPRRKKRELEATLRDFAASLEGSSDSPSWRKSSRQEKKNMYSSGDSKHASSSSSHSRPVDSAYASMSTGPSSHGPNSIGRSLGRPSVGSRAKSSQQKVENYLRDTPDGLLPRQMLMTDKEKKKLVVKRLEQLFTGKISGRNMHRNQSMSSLEAPAPPPDAVMGPPKMSEASREAFIQPLDPSQKKTRSRDNASTSNGDQTESGGHGNGSGDGNGSGGRGGNNTSPPSVPLPEQRPTRPVDLDPDRLQIPSENLKYIQHLGLVPEEFLVSKQTEYDDVAPDADGWVYLNLLGNLAQLHMLNVTPGFIRAAVSEKSTKFQLSPDGRKIRWRGGTDGTNFSSDSGDGSQKSPMTEDTDGSNESGQRKKLKKGQGSHSDSKFVPQASSRSDLFHYKPLFVHRTSSAETSVEGTGSLASDEVEDSNLENSKYGYSGSGSTQRKKRRHDGAIIYYSGAPFCTDLSGDPGDISPTTYMTSTGRDFSTLDSAPSLLQRSLSGSSLVIRPLSDARPFVSETLGMEIDKYLPSDEETDDDMEFPWSDSSALVRPKMSETPLEPCGLGGVIPEDHFAVVVVTRRPINCVVDTHLRDRSVSVDNAEVIARRLECMRTSSPLPPRRNSRTGGTNSPIQIEYVEGRMLRLKPASLPPPAMYLPPFSSESDTDSGSIDMTSAENDDVEQDSTSQSLISRRANPHFSDARLEEDESEESEELGDVNMGADAVVGAVSDDAHRPPADRMESSSTGKVAMLLHPGSSVATAGGDESGYSSSMEDDAT, encoded by the coding sequence ATGGCGGACGACACTAGTCACCAAGTCACAACTGATTTAGGTCACCCTTTGCCGCGGCGATCCACGCCCGAGAAGTCGGTGAccctctaccaccaccgactGGCCCACGAGGCCAGCAAGAGATTCGAAAATGAAAAGCAACAgtccaccctcacctcacaCTCACAGCCGCAAATTCATGCGCAACCACAGGCCACAGCGTCGCCCAGGAGGGATTCTTCCGGAGAGAGCAATGAAACTGATCCCAAGACCTGGTTCGATcgctccaacaacaacccagtCGGCCATTATGATGCCTCGATGGACGTCGACCCACCGTTTTTCCAAAAGGAAACCGACTCTTCCAACGAGGGGCGAGACGCAGGTGGTGTCATTCCAGATGCCCCCTACCCGTTCGAGGGCGGCCTTCGCCAAACTGTCACCCACAGCAGCAGTGCCGACGACTACCGCAGTGTCATTGACGACTTGACCATCGAGAACAAGCGGTTAAAGGAGGAACTGAAGCGGTATAAACAGTATGGGCCGCCCATGATgcagaaggagaagctgtttgAGATCAAGATTCACGGACTACCGAGGCGGAAGAAGCGCGAGTTGGAGGCCACGCTGCGAGACTTTGCCGCCAGTCTCGAGGGGTCGAGTGATTCACCATCGTGGAGGAAATCGAGCcgacaagaaaagaagaacatgTATTCTTCTGGGGACTCGAAGCATGcgtcatcgtcttcctcgcACTCGCGGCCCGTGGATTCGGCCTATGCATCCATGTCTACCGGACCTAGTTCCCACGGTCCCAACTCGATAGGGAGGTCGCTCGGACGCCCTTCTGTTGGTTCTCGCGCAAAGTCGTCGCAGCAAAAGGTGGAGAACTACCTTCGAGACACCCCTGACGGTCTGCTCCCGCGTCAGATGCTAATGacggacaaggagaagaagaaactgGTGGTCAAACGTCTCGAGCAGTTATTCACGGGCAAAATCAGCGGGAGGAACATGCATCGAAACCAGTCCATGTCCTCGCTCGAGGCgcccgcaccaccaccggatGCCGTCATGGGACCACCCAAAATGTCGGAAGCCTCACGAGAGGCGTTCATCCAGCCGCTGGATCCTAGCCAAAAGAAGACTCGTTCGAGAGATAATGCGTCGACATCCAATGGCGATCAGACGGAGAGCGGCGGTCACGGCAACGGAAGCGGCGATGGCAATGGAAGCGGAGGCAGAGGCGGAAACAAcacatcacctccctcggtCCCGCTGCCAGAACAGCGTCCAACTAGACCAGTCGATTTGGACCCCGACCGATTGCAAATACCGTCCGAGAATCTAAAGTACATCCAACATCTTGGGCTGGTCCCCGAAGAGTTTCTGGTATCCAAACAGACGGAGTATGACGATGTTGCACCCGATGCGGACGGCTGGGTGTATCTCAACCTTCTCGGAAATCTCGCCCAGTTGCACATGCTCAACGTCACCCCGGGTTTCATCCGGGCCGCCGTCAGTGAGAAGAGCACCAAGTTTCAGCTCTCGCCAGATGGCCGGAAAATTCGATGGCGCGGAGGCACAGATGGGACCAATTTTAGCAGCGACAGCGGGGACGGCTCACAAAAGAGCCCCATGACCGAGGACACTGATGGTTCCAATGAGAGTGGCCAGcgcaagaagctcaagaagggCCAGGGCAGTCATTCCGACTCCAAATTTGTCCCGCAGGCATCCTCTCGCTCCGACCTGTTCCACTACAAGCCTCTGTTTGTCCATCGAACTTCTTCGGCAGAAACGTCGGTCGAGGGCACGGGATCCCTGGCATCGGATGAGGTCGAGGATAGCAACCTTGAAAATTCCAAGTATGGGTACAGTGGCTCTGGATCGACGCAGCGCAAGAAACGGCGACACGACGGTGCCATCATCTACTACAGCGGTGCCCCTTTCTGCACGGATCTGTCGGGTGATCCTGGTGAcatatcacccaccacctATATGACCTCGACTGGCCGGGACTTTTCGACGCTCGACTCGGCACCGTCTCTGCTGCAGAGGAGCCTGTCTGGGTCGTCTCTCGTGATCCGACCGCTCAGCGATGCCCGGCCGTTTGTCTCGGAAACCCTGGGCATGGAAATTGACAAGTATCTGCCCAGTGACGAAGAGACGGACGACGACATGGAGTTCCCCTGGTCAGACAGCTCAGCACTTGTCCGACCAAAGATGTCCGAGACACCTCTCGAGCCCTGCGGTCTAGGCGGTGTGATACCAGAAGACCACtttgctgtggttgtggtgaccCGTCGGCCAATCAACTGCGTTGTGGACACGCACCTGCGCGATAGATCGGTGTCGGTGGACAATGCGGAAGTTATTGCTCGTCGACTGGAGTGTATGAGGACCTCGTCGCCGCTGCCACCTCGACGGAATAGCAGGACGGGTGGAACCAACTCTCCCATTCAGATCGAGTATGTCGAGGGACGGATGCTTCGTCTGAAGCCGGCTTCTCTGCCACCCCCAGCCATGTATCTTCCTCCTTTCAGCAGCGAGTCCGACACGGATTCTGGAAGCATCGACATGACTTCGGCAGAGAATGACGATGTGGAACAGGACAGCACTTCCCAGAGCTTGATTTCGAGGCGGGCCAACCCTCACTTCTCGGATGCtcgcttggaggaggatgaatcTGAGGAGTCTGAGGAGCTCGGTGATGTGAATATGGGAGCGGATGCTGTGGTGGGAGCTGTTTCGGACGATGCCCACCGTCCGCCTGCTGACCGGATGGAGAGCTCGAGCACTGGGAAGGTGGCCATGCTTTTACACCCAGGAAGCTCTGTTGCGACTGCGGGAGGGGATGAGAGCGGATATTCTAGCTcgatggaggatgatgctACTTGA
- the gpi1_1 gene encoding pig-Q (EggNog:ENOG503NXZC; COG:M; COG:O) has product MPENDGLMRIFWPADLPRSDLRGVVVGWRNSALDVFVLAILEEVEPRNVDSALKLGTLTRNAPHPVSRIYELCGQSSLHILGLSNTSDDVQIDPSWIRATTGPSIRVPIITCARASNIQIILFERPFPGRMQYISLSPIALALGDKHETFRIGLSDGAEEVDEREERLKKEKKKKLVEKLKQHSIFKRTPSAKERALPKIVNQINWARELEKLMQKNVSRIGTRPKRSLSVSERVVESATTMRDIILVWLWNLVTVYVLPVIKKLFVMGLMAHRIAAEVLLTVLEWRARPKYAALKDISATAQQVEIRLQQFCYWPMQYVTLRLRKNDWESVTTSHPDYIRFYNSLWLVANDVIIGIALGSYVIDNSSWLADEISHLLTQYTVEALQSSISWLMGWPAGLKLNSELALFLGDLFLWVIEYWSSCIETLRPVLPHMIWFIGFSSFAGASMPIALFSDLTSILTIHIYSFYLASARIYHWQLNILISLFHLFRGKKHNVLRNRIDSCDYDLDQLLVGTILFTLLFFLLPTVVVFYLNFAIARMVIISLKAVFDTMLSFLNHFPLFALMLRIKDPGRLPGGIRFELRDTQEIRHGVNDTTKPIPSTSVIHLKSIPLSFKAMFHQYFQMGHRIRKHYLSPRVLLCLLTGKFVPPLDRRNLYSLQYSMLPARRAGIMEMWDAVNSLPSPKRRTAPLYIPALANGRRYPSNSGGGRSRSYG; this is encoded by the exons ATGCCAGAGAATGATGGCTTGATGCGCATATTCTGGCCGGCCGACCTGCCACGATCCGACCTgaggggtgtggtggtggggtggaggaaCTCGGCCCTGGACGTGTTTGTGCTGGCCAttctggaagaggtggag CCCCGAAACGTCGACAGCGCCTTGAAGCTTGGCACCCTCACGCGAAACGCGCCCCATCCAGTAAGCCGCATCTATGAGCTGTGCGGGCAGTCGTCTCTGCATATTTTGGGACTGTCGAATACTTCAGACGACGTGCAGATCGACCCATCATGGATCCGAGCGACGACTGGGCCGAGCATACGTGTACCGATAATCACATGCGCCAGGGCCTCGAATATTCAGATCATACTCTTCGAACGACCTTTTCCCGGAAGGATGCAGTACATCTCCTTGAGTCCCATAGCTCTGGCCCTGGGCGACAAGCATGAGACATTCAGGATCGGTCTTTCAgacggcgccgaggaggtcgacgAACGAGAGGAGCGGCtcaaaaaggagaagaagaaaaaactgGTCGAGAAATTGAAGCAACACTCTATATTCAAGCGGACCCCGTCGGCCAAAGAGAGAGCGCTGCCCAAAATTGTGAATCAAATCAACTGGGCGCgggagctcgagaagctgaTGCAGAAGAATGTCTCGAGGATAGGAACAAGGCCCAAGAGAAGTTTGAGTGTGTCTGAGAGGGTTGTTGAATCGGCGACCACCATGCGAGACATAATTCTGGTATGGCTATGGAACTTGGTGACGGTCTATGTCCTGCCCGTTATCAAGAAGCTGTTcgtgatggggttgatggcgCATCGGATCGCTGCCGAGGTGCTCTTGACGGTGCTCGAGTGGCGGGCTCGACCAAAATATGCTGCGCTGAAGGACATATCTGCCACAGCCCAGCAAGTCGAGATTCGGCTTCAGCAGTTTTGCTACTGGCCGATGCAGTATGTAACACTGCGGCTTAGGAAAAACGACTGGGAGAGTGTTACCACCAGCCATCCCGACTACATTCGCTTCTACAACAGCTTGTGGTTGGTAGCCAATGATGTTATTATTGGTATTGCGTTGGGGTCATACGTCATCGACAATTCCAGCTGGCTTGCGGATGAGATCAGCCACCTCTTGACGCAGTACACGGTCGAGGCTCTGCAGAGCAGTATTTCGTGGCTCATGGGATGGCCAGCGGGGCTGAAGCTCAACAGCGAACTGGCGTTGTTTCTAGGGGATTTGTTTCTGTGGGTTATTGAGTACTGGTCCA GTTGTATTGAGACTCTCCGTCCGGTTCTACCTCACATGATTTGGTTTATTGGTTTCTCCAGCTTTGCCGGAGCCAGCATGCCAATCGCCTTGTTCTCGGATCTGACATCGATCTTGACGATACACATTTATTCGTTCTACTTGGCATCTGCGAGGATCTACCATTGGCAGCTCAACATCCTGATCTCGCTCTTCCACCTATTTCGCGGCAAGAAGCACAATGTACTGAGGAACCGCATCGACTCGTGCGACTACGACCTGGATCAGCTGCTCGTTGGCACCATTCTTTTcaccttgctcttctttttgcttccAACCGTGGTGGTATTCTACCTTAATTTTGCCATCGCCCGCATGGTCATCATATCGCTCAAGGCGGTTTTCGATACCATGCTTTCATTTTTGAATCACTTTCCACTTTTTGCGCTTATGTTGAGGATCAAAGACCCTGGGAGGTTACCAG GCGGAATTCGTTTTGAACTTCGAGATACCCAAGAAATTAGACACGGCGTTAATGACACGACGAAACCAATACCTTCGACTTCTGTAATTCACTTGAAG TCCATACCCCTGAGCTTCAAAGCCATGTTCCATCAATACTTTCAGATGGGACACCGCATCCGAAAACACTACTTGTCCCCGCGCGTATTGCTCTGCCTACTCACAGGCAAATTTGTGCCACCGCTTGATCGCAGAAACTTGTACAGTCTGCAGTACAGCATGCTTCCAGCACGCAGAGCCGGCATCATGGAGATGTGGGACGCGGTCAACTCGCTGCCGTCTCCAAAGCGGAGAACGGCACCGCTGTATATACCCGCACTGGCCAACGGGAGGAGATATCCGAGTAATTCTGGCGGTGGGAGGTCACGAAGTTATGGGTAG
- the gpi1_2 gene encoding pig-Q (EggNog:ENOG503NXZC; COG:M; COG:O), with product MSQSLAPECNELKERYDTCFLKWYSEKYLRGISTSDNNECATMFKEYNRALKERGIDKLLDEAREDFKENDATLLGKKKSHDKLPKACSAGSTPPPPRDSMHPFSVLTLGIFVAGYITARWDLVTRLYELAIFAWDYGVVSRAAKGFAALSLVFLLIFIPVERLAARESTLHPRAPGSGVSAREQLRRRGSF from the exons ATGTCTCAATCACTTGCCCCAGAATGCAACGAGCTGAAAGA GCGCTACGACACCTGCTTCTTGAAATGGTACAGCGAAA AGTACCTGAGGGGGATCAGTACCTCGGACAATAACGAATGCGCCACCATGTTTAAGGAGTATAAC CGCGCACTCAAGGAACGGGGGATAGACAAGTTGCTGGACGAGGCCCGCGAAGACTTTAAAGAGAATGATGCAACGCtgctggggaagaagaagt CCCACGACAAACTCCCCAAGGCATGCTCCGCCGGtagcacaccaccaccaccacgcgATTCTATGCACCCCTTTTCCGTCTTGACACTCGGCATCTTCGTAGCTGGCTACATCACCGCCCGATGGGACCTGGTCACTCGCCTCTATGAGCTTGCCATCTTTGCTTGGGATTACGGAGTGGTT TCTCGAGCCGCCAAAGGCTTTGCCGCGCTTTCACTTGTGTTCCTGCTCATCTTTATACCCGTGGAACGTCTCGCAGCCCGGGAGTCGACTCTC CACCCGCGAGCACCCGGATCCGGCGTATCGGCCAGAGAGCAGTTGAGAAGACGGGGATCTTTCTAG
- a CDS encoding hypothetical protein (EggNog:ENOG503P36R; COG:S) yields MDDSIQRKIELQSPDDLRYLITNVRKAATDSINAAFPPVLDDEGNPIPQEEDELRNEIDKLVNDVLHNPPLHPLPPLPLNKRLPLGPPLPKTLFSPDPQDHHNPQTDHYEPFDPRKRDRIESLVSQEEDLLRSIAQLKRRVPAATASAYMTATNAQIATDEEMLSAVLQRAKEEGLESGKKALEGMGELDRQEVVEGTYTKAVETLGRLKRDMPAVVAKMERARVAGGYVVGKQNK; encoded by the exons atggACGACTCCATCCAGCGAAAAATCGAACTCCAATCCCCAGACGACCTCCGGtacctcatcaccaacgtcCGTAAAGCAGCGACCGATAGCATCAACGCCGCTTTCCCCCCCgtcctcgacgacgaagggaaccccatcccccaagaggaagacgagtTGCGCAACGAGATTGATAAGCTGGTAAACGACGTAC TACATAACccgcctcttcaccctctccctcccctccctctcaataAACGGCTCCCTCTCggcccccccctccccaaaaccctcttctcccccgacCCGCAAgaccatcacaacccccaaaccgACCACTACGAACCCTTCGACCCCCGCAAGCGCGACAGGATCGAGTCCCTCGTCTCCCAAGAGGAAgacctcctccgctccaTCGCCCAGCTCAAGCGGCGCGTCCCCGCCGCGACCGCATCCGCCTACATGACCGCCACAAACGCCCAGATAGCCACAGACGAGGAGATGCTTTCGGCAGTGCTGCAACGGGCGAAGGAGGAAGGGTTGGAAAGCGGGAAAAAGGCACTCGAGGGAATGGGCGAGTTGGATAGAcaggaggttgtcgaggggACGTACACCAAGGCGGTGGAGACGCTGGGGAGGCTGAAGAGAGACATGCCCGCAGTTgtggccaagatggagagggcgagggtggcgggGGGGTATGTGGTTGGTAAACAGAACAAGTGA
- the SEC14 gene encoding cytosolic factor, phosphatidylinositol/phosphatidylcholine transfer protein (EggNog:ENOG503NW62; COG:I), with protein MAAAAPVPRPLELDPKYDDYDFPTTAAVPLSGHAGYLTAEQQAQVSQLRLMLESEGYTKRLDTLTLLRFLRARKFDVNLSKQMFIECEKWRQETNLDDVVPSWDYPEKEEVFKYYPQYYHKTDKDGRPVYIEQLGNIDLTAMYKITTAERMLTNLAVEYERVADPRLPACSRKSGVLLETCCTVMDLKGVGISKAPQVFNYVKQASVLSQNYYPERLGRLYLINAPWGFSTVWGVVKAWLDPVTVQKIHVLGSGYQKDLLAQVPAENLPKQFGGSCECAGGCQFSDMGPWREEQWAKPAKWEKKEGAAAASAADATIQNAGADVKEGGAAAAGQGNAALPVDVKADAPAPAAA; from the exons ATGGCTGCCGCCGCGCCTGTCCCCCGCCCCTTGGAGCTCGACCCCAAGTACGATGACTACGACTTCCcgaccaccgccgccgtccccCTGAGCGGACATGCTGGCTACCTGACGGCGGAACAACAAGCTCAGGTCTCGCAGCTGCGTCTGATGCTCGAGTCTGAGGGCTACACCAAGCGTCTCGACACGCTCACACTG CTCCGCTTCCTCCGTGCCCGCAAGTTCGATGTCAACCTCTCCAAGCAAAT GTTCATCGAGTGCGAGAAGTGGAGGCAAGAgaccaacctcgacgacgTCGTCCCCAGCTGGGACTAccccgagaaggaggaggtcttCAAGTACTACCCCCAGTACTACCACAAGACCGACAAG GATGGCCGGCCCGTCTACATCGAGCAGCTCGGCAACATTGATCTCACAGCCATGTACAAGATCACCACGGCCGAGCGCATGCTGACCAACCTCGCGGTCGAGTACGAGCGCGTCGCCGACCCCCGCCTCCCGGCCTGCTCCCGCAAGTCGggcgtcctcctcgagaCGTGCTGCACCGTCATGGATCTCAAGGGCGTTGGCATCTCCAAGGCGCCCCAGGTGTTCAACTATGTCAAGCAGGCCAGCGTCCTGAGCCAAAACTACTACCCCGAACGCCTCGGTCGTCTGTATCTGATCAACGCTCCTTGGGGCTTCAGCACCGTCTGGGGGGTCGTGAAGGCGTGGCTTGATCCGGTGACGGTGCAGAAGATTCATGTGTTGGGCAGCGGGTACCAGAAGGACTTGTTGGCGCAGGTTCCCGCCGAGAACCTGCCTAAGCAGTTTGGTGGTTCGTGCGAGTGTGCGGGCGGTTGCCAGTTTAGCGACATGGGTCCTTGGCGCGAGGAGCAGTGGGCCAAGCCGGCCaagtgggagaagaaggagggtgctgctgctgcttctgcggCGGATGCCACTATCCAGAATGCTGGTGCGGATGtgaaggagggtggtgctgctgctgccgggcAGGGGAATGCGGCTCTTCCGGTGGACGTCAAGGCTGATGCTCCTGCTCCGGCGGCTGCGTAG
- the RRP6 gene encoding exosome nuclease subunit (BUSCO:EOG0926158Y; COG:J; EggNog:ENOG503NVCS): MESSQDYNSLREAIQPALVTVTRTAGVVANEDLQFQRTVRPSVGDKLDKTADRMLGLVNGLLKSSSKVTGQSTTKLEDIDDIEIKWRGIVDVIDSFLEKADTCLDEYTGLIKRKNAPTVEEGRDPKRSKSTAPLDWSLKRANIVKPQNGFEKKPNNFDKGPWKPILTKKPHAIVPLEQSFNTILNEEHTTQYQNPYQPEIEAMKYPSHVFESKEPIKYLDVESTKPIWVDTWEGVLEMVEELKKAREIAIDLEHHDFRTYTGLLSLMQISTREKDWIVDTLVPWRHRLEVLNEVFADPGIVKVFHGAFMDVVWLQRDLGVYVVGLFDTHHASTVLGYGGGSLAFLLKKFVGFEADKRWQLADWRIRPLPAEMLYYARADTHYLLYVYDMIRNDLAAAAHTVHPDGKPIERVIAKSKKTALSRYENPAFDEETGLGDRGWYNYLARSSYVYNKEEFAVFRALWNWRDKTAREEDESTGFVMKEHVMAEIVRVMPSDKKALWSLLDGHARNLKGRLDELFGVVQEGREKGLAGGVSLLQFLSGGSGLAQAQVVPKVQKEEAVDIKELRSEKSQLWGSVPLSSAWEDKGGKKEGEDDEVLELPLYYSAAQEEEEVGGGDVEERVPGLKSAAEVYGQEEQEQENQEFTLKMGRKRKASEADVYSGPEEQVEDEEDVEEDVEMEDATTPADGEQEDDSEEEDVEAAKKTAKQEKKLRRKAAKKAKREAATQEQAEEGEEKEAEVDEEARREAKRAERKARKAAKRAAKAQEQQQEEEEEEEEEAFDYSKAASVLKADGGARSEFDDKRKGKKGKKEKVFDPYAAKTGSDLKGVRNRNYERAGRSATFRK, translated from the exons aTGGAGTCATCACAAGATTACAACTCTCTCCGAGAGGCCATTCAACCCGCCCTCGTCACCGTCACTCGAACAGCCGGCGTCGTCGCAAACGAGGATCTCCAATTCCAGCGCACCGTCCGCCCATCCGTCGGcgacaagctcgacaagacCGCCGATCGCATGCTGGGCTTGGTCAACGGGTTGCTCAAGTCTTCCTCCAAGGTGACGGGACAGTCGACGACCAAGCTGGAGGATATCGACGATATCGAGATCAAGTGGAGAGGCATCGTCGACGTGATCGATTCGTTCCTTGAGAAGGCCGACACCTGCCTTGACGAGTACACCGGTTTGATCAAGAGAAAGAATGCGCCCACTGTCGAAGAa GGCCGCGACCCCAAGCGATCGAAATCGACGGCGCCGCTCGACTGGTCTCTCAAGCGCGCCAACATTGTCAAGCCCCAGAATGGGTTCGAGAAGAAGCCCAATAACTTTGACAAGGGGCCGTGGAAGCCCATCTTGACGAAGAAGCCACATGCGATTGTTCCGTTGGAGCAGTCTTTCAACACCATTCTTAATGAAGAGCACACTACCCA ATACCAGAATCCTTACCAGCCCGAAATCGAAGCGATGAAATACCCTAGCCATGTGTTCGAGTCAAAAGAGCCGATCAAGTACCTCGACGTCGAGAGCACCAAGCCGATTTGGGTGGACACGTGGGAGGGAGTGCTGGAGATGGtcgaggagctgaagaaggcgagggagattgcGATTGATTTGGAGCATCACGACTTTCGGACTTATACGGGTCTGTTGTCGCTCATGCAGATCAGCACGAGGGAGAAGGATTGGATTGTGGACACTTTGGTGCCGTGGAGGCACaggttggaggtgctgaATGAGGTTTTTGCTGACCCGGGGATTGTGAAGGTTTTCCATGGGGCGTTTATGGATGTGGTGTGGCTGCAGAGGGACTTGGGGGTGTAcgtggtggggttgtttgaCACGCATCATGCGTCGACTGTGCTGGGGTatgggggggggagtttggCGTTTTTGCTGAAGAAGTTTGTGGGGTTTGAGGCGGATAAGAGGTGGCAGCTGGCTGACTGGAGGATTAG GCCGTTGCCGGCGGAGATGCTGTATTATGCCCGGGCTGATACGCATTACTTGCTTTATGTCTACGACATGATCCGGAATGATCTTGCTGCCGCGGCGCACACTGTCCATCCGGATGGGAAGCCGATTGAGCGGGTGATtgccaagtccaagaagactGCTTTGTCTAGGTACGAGAACCCTGCTTTTGACGAGGAGACTGGGCTGGGGGATCGGGGGTGGTATAACTACCTTGCGAGGTCGAGTTATGTCTACaacaaggaggagtttgcgGTTTTTAGGGCGTTGTGGAACTGGAGGGATAAGACGGCaagggaagaggacgagAGCACGGGGTTTGTGATGAAGGAGCATGTCATGGCGGAGATTGTGAGGGTTATGCCTAGTGACAAGAAGGCGCTTTGGAGCTTGCTGGATGGGCACGCGAGGAATTTGAAGGGGAGGCTGGACGAGTTGTTTGGGGTTGTgcaggaggggagggagaaggggctTGCCGGGGGGGTGAGTTTGTTGCAGTTTCTTAGTGGGGGGAGTGGTTTGGCGCAGGCGCAGGTTGTGCCCAAGGtgcagaaggaggaggcggtggataTTAAGGAGTTGAGGAGTGAGAAGTCGCAGTTGTGGGGGAGTGTGCCGTTGAGTTCGGCTTGGGAGGataagggggggaagaaggagggtgaggatgatgaggtgctggagCTTCCTCTTTACTATAGCGCTGcgcaagaggaagaggaggttgggggtggtgatgtggaggagagggttcCAGGGCTCAAGTCTGCTGCTGAGGTTTATGGtcaggaggagcaggagcaggagaatcAGGAGTTTACACTCAAGATGGGGAGAAAGCGCAAGGCGAGCGAGGCGGATGTGTACTCTGGTCCGGAGGAGCaagtggaggatgaggaagatgttgaggaggatgtggaaatGGAGGATGCCACCACCCCTGCAGATGGTGAACAAGAAGATGActcggaagaagaggatgtcgaggcggcgaagaagactgctaagcaggagaagaaacTCAGAAGGAAGGCTGCTAAGAAGGCTAAGCGGGAGGCGGCTACTCAGGAGCAGgctgaagagggggaggaaaaggaagcggaagtggatgaggaggcgaggagggaggcgaagaGGGCCGAGCGGAAGGCTAGGAAAGCTGCTAAGAGGGCTGCCAAGGCACAGGAGCAacagcaggaggaagaggaggaggaggaggaggaggcgtttGATTACAGCAAGGCTGCTTCTGTGCTCAAGGCTGACGGGGGGGCGAGGTCGGAGTTTGATGacaagaggaaggggaagaaggggaagaaggagaaggtctTTGATCCGTATGCTGCGAAGACGGGGTCGGAtttgaagggggtgaggaataGGAATTATgagagggcggggaggtCGGCTACTTTTAGGAAGTGA
- the PRF1 gene encoding peptide chain release factor 1 (COG:O; EggNog:ENOG503NX0J; BUSCO:EOG09264UVA) yields MATTSATVKGKGVGPDGKDTNPRGIPYAPFVDKVEDYVSSRSDVEPTLRSFQEMVAKYQFMEQNLQRRVAGLRDKMPDIEKTLETVRFLKLRNEGDDEGEGGEIETTFELNDTLYAKAKIGRTEEVYLWLGANVMLSYPIEEAEELLDGKLEAARRSLRNCEEDLDFLREQITTMEVAVARVYNWDVVQKRKEKEEEEKQGKGKEEGTAGG; encoded by the exons ATGGCTACCACCTCCGCCACAGTGAAAGGGAAAGGCGTAGGCCCAGACGGGAA ggacaccaacccccgagGAATCCCCTACGCGCCCTTTGTCGACAAGGTAGAAGACTACGTCTCCTCCCGTTCAGACGTCGAGCCGACGCTTCGGTCGTTTCAGGAGATGGTGGCAAAGTACCAGTTTATGGAGCAGAACCTGCAGCGGAgggtggcggggttgagggaTAAGATGCCCGACATTGAGAAGACGTTGGAGACGGTGAGGTTTTTGAAGTTGAGGAACGAGGGTGatgacgagggggaggggggggaaatCGAGACCACGTTTGAGCTGAATGATACGCTTTACGCCAAGGCAAAGATTGggaggacggaggaggtgtaTTTGTGGTTGGGGGCGAATGTTATGCTGAGTTATCCgattgaggaggcggaggagttgttggatgggaagttggaggctgcgaggaggagtttgaggaatTGCGAGGAGGACTTGGATTTCTTGAGGGAGCAGATTACG ACTATGGAGGTTGCGGTGGCTAGGGTTTATAACTGGGATGTGGTGCAGAAACGgaaggagaaagaggaggaggagaagcaagggaaagggaaggaggaggggacggcgggggggtga